The genome window gtctgtccgtccgtccgtctgtccgtctgtccgtatgaacacctagatctcagagactataagagatagagctataattttttttcgacagcatttgttatgtttgcacgcagatcaagtttgtttcaaatttttgccacgcccacttcctcccctgcaaatcaaaaatatcgaataacaagcgtaattgaagctagagttacgaattgtggtatatacagtaataactatagtagttatgatccctgaaaatttagttgcgatcaggtaaaaattgtcgaagttattaaagaaatacttttgtatggacaaaaacgcctatttactaggggtctgagttgctttggctgaaaatctggtatattgtgccgtctacggtatattttgaatgcggtactatatcgatataccacatataccatttggtatatttttagtattttttgcagtatatttggtatattttgagaataataccgcaaaatatattatttttattcaaaatgggtagcgggtatctcacagtcgagtacactcgactgtagctttcttacttgttattaatTGACTTGTTTAAAATCACATAAAGTTCGCCCGTAAATGTGAATGATGGTTGCAGCACTTTAAGAGGCTCTTaactaaatgcaaaatgatttCCCAATGAATCTGAAGCTGTGGCTTGACCATTTTGAGATGTTTTAAATACGTTTAAGTGCATACTTGACTGAGAAATACCCTATGtttaaaaaagaatagaaATGTAATCATATACAGGAAAATATGATTGATTAGAACCCCTatcttcaatttattaaaaaaaaataaaacgtaaGACAcagttttacaatttttgtttacttttttctcaagttttttctcatttatatttgtttaacggctaaatttaaaattcccCTTTCTATTCTCAATTGctgagtaaaaaaaaatgtgcatatttacagatataaaaaagtttataGCGActgtaaaattgaaaaaaaggTTCCCACAGCGTGTGTCAGATGCAAAATGtttgacagcagcaacaaaaacaacaacgatgactTCGACGACGGCAtgaacaacaacgaaaataacaacaatattattaacaGGCAGTgtaattgtttttctattttttgccATGCAAGCTGAATGCTGTACCGTACCGAGAGCATTGAGATGAGTCGGGCCACTTGGTGTTAACAGAGCCATAAAAGTGCTAAacaagccaacaattttgtgaAGTTAACAATAAACGAATTAGGCATTCGCTAGACACAAGTATTGAGAGGCGCTACAACTACTACGACTATgggttattttattttcgtacTTTTGTGCTATCGGCAGGCGCAGACAAAACTCACTTTGACCTTAGCATGAAAATTGCTTATGAAATTGTCTTGGCCAAACGTTTGGGCAACCAATTTGTTTGTCTAACTAAATTATGTCGCTAATTGTtgaaggttttttttttggttttccgAGTTCGTTTTCAATGAACTTTTGACGTAACAATTTTGGATGTTGTTGGCATTGGGATGTGGGGAAAATTTCCTTCGAAAGTATTTACTTTGATCATTTTAAAAGCCCACAAATTGTTTTCCCAAACATTTAGCAATGACAACTTCTATTGCAATCCATCCtaagtttaataatatttatatttaatctatattcattttactttacttACGAAAAACAAGCTTTTATTCCCGTAACTATTTTCACATATCGACTAACGCTAATTTTAGTTCACAGTCCTTCTGTCAATTCTCATAAAAATAGTTTAGTATTTGCCCTCGTATGCTCGATTTACGACTATTTTACCACAACGACATTGCCTTCAGCACAGAGAACTTGACTTAAACTTGAGCTGGACAACCGCAAAACGCAACAAAATCCCATTCTAATCGGTTTTAATCGGACTTAACTTAATTGTTTTCATATGCGACCAATAAATTTGGTTAATTTCCCAAGCTCTAGTCTGGACTTGACCTTATCCACCTGACACTGACCGGACTGTAAGATTACTAATCAGCTCTTTATTTACTATTTGAGTTTACTACTATTTGCTGTAGACAGTAGTCTGTTGGCTTCCTCCCACACGTACATATTATACGCTTAGCGACAGCTTTTAGACAAACAAATTAACGCGAATACCCGAAATTTACGAAAATTGACTTTACTTAGTCATTTTACGTGCTAATTGCTCGGTGTCAGCATTGCGATTGTACGTGACGATGACAGGGACTGAAGGCTTGTGTTCTCGCTccatctcgctcgctcgctcggcATTTCCGTTTAGCAGCACTTGTGGAATGTAAGTGGCGCGTAaaattttgtagcatacttttaggcggATTATGGAAATTGTTTGCGACTTTAgtaattttgtgaattttttaaGACCCGAATGTTGAAGgattatgttttttatatttacaattttgaatGTGAAATAAAACTCCAATAATTGCatgtatgtaaatacaaaCTTCTCATTTTAATCTTTATGTACAGTTCACAATTGGCTTTACATAAGCTTAGGTTCTAAATCTGTATTGATAACTTTTCGGtacaaattgcacaaaatacatttttacaGTTTCAGTtactatatttgttttttttttagttgatCGGCGGTGCATAGTTCTAGGTACTAAACGCCACGCACCCCCATCCACTAGGGATCTATGGGGGGTTGGGGCccaattgttttgctttaagtacaaaatattattgtatctGGCATTTTGGTAATAGGTAACAATCCGATGATCTCATGATCAATCGCTTTAGGGCACTTAAACGAACTTAGCCTAAATCTCGAACGATTGCAAGACGGCAACGAACTTGAAAAGGAAACTTAAAGCTTAGTTGGTTAACGTTATAAGTTTGGTGTTACAATCCACAAGTTGCTGCTATCACATTATTATGAATCTCACGCCGTGCGATAGGCATTCGCATATTCCACGGCATCGTGAAGCGTCGGAAAGATCTCGAATGGACCCTCGCTGAGGGCCATGCTGTGCATCAGAGTGTCGTACACGCGATCCACGGGACTGGCCAGCAGTAGACGAGCACCACGCGTCTTCAGCTCCCTGGTTATATCACTAAGCGTACCGCAGCCGGCCACATCGATGTGGCCCAGCATCGAGAAGTCCAGTATGAGAAACTGAAACGAGTTTGAAGCCTCCACGAACTGTCCATCGAAAGACTTCCCACCATTTTGTGCCACCTGCGCATAGGTGGTCTTTGTCTTGACTGTTTTAGTGCTGCTATTCTTGTCCAGACCAACAGCTTCGTTAAGAGCGCGACGGAAGAACAGGCTAGTGGCGAAATTGAGCGAGCCACAATACCTAAAGATGCGCGTGTCCGGCACTTGCATCACATTGCGATGCTGCGTCATGTCCATGTAGATGCCAGGCGCCTCTGGCATGTAGCCGAGTAGGCAGGAGTAGGGTTTCAGTCCTTTAATATACAGTGCCAAAAGCGACACACAAACACCAATTAGCAGACTGTAAGGGAAGGGAACGAATAATTAAATGGAATTATAGATCACTTAACTTTAGACCTTACCCAACATCAATATCGATGAGCACCACACAAAGGAACGTGGATATCCAGGTGAACATTTCCAGTTTGCCTTGTTTGGAGAACTTCTTCAGCTCCTTCACCTGCATAAACATCGGCTTCAGCGCCACAATAATGACGCCAGCCAACACGCACTGCAATTGAAATAGAGAATAGTTAAAAATGGTTTACAAGAATGTAAAATGACATCTACATACCCTTGGCAAATCACTGAAGAAGGGTCCAACCCACATGATAGTCGCCACCACCAGCGAGGCAGACACTAGGGAAGCAATCTGCGAGACGCCACCTGTTTGATCCTGTATAACCGAGCGGGATAGAGAGCACGCCATGGGAATGCAGGAGAAACAGCCGCCCACCATATTGCCCACGCCCATGGCAAAGAGCTCCTGATTTGCACGCACCTCGTAGTTGTGTTTCTTGGCAAATGTCAAGCCCATGGACATGATGATCGAGTACGTGACAATGGCAATCGCAATAGCATCGACAGCCACCATGGGCACCAGATCCATTCGCGGAAATTCAGGAGTTGGCAAACTGTTAGGAATATCGCCCACGGGTTTTATATGGAAGTTCTCTTCCAAGCCgcacaattttgaaattaaagtaCCACCAATGATGGCGATTAGTTCACCGGGAAATGGGAAGCGACAGCGTTTGCTCAGACATGGTTTAAGGCATTCGTTGCAAACGGtcatgaagatgatgatggtgatgcaGATGCCAAAATTGACAAGATTCGTTTTCGGTATCAATTCCACCACATCGATGACAGTTAACACGATTTTGAAGGCTGACTTCTTGGGCGGTACTGTAACTCCTAGCACATCCTTTAACTGTGCGGTGACCACGTGACAGGCAGCTGCCGTCGTGAAGCCATTCACCAGAGGCTCGCTCAGCAGTGAGGCCAGTGTGCCCAGCCTGAAGAAGGACATGAGCAGCTGCAATTGAAGATGGAATTGATTAGAGTGGTAATTGAGATTATGTCAATGAAATAGAGCAATATCAGAGGAATCAAACTTTTCCACATTTTTAAGAATACAAATGACGTATTTAGAGATACTGAATTGTTGCACTAagattacatttttaaaaggTTTCCTAGCATTCAAGACTGATATTCAAAACATATTTGCAAAAAGGGAAGATAAGCGGTAGTCAATAAACAAGACAAACTGAAAATGTGGCGGGTTTTTATAGCAAACTAGTAAAGTGCATAAAACGATTGCCATTGAAGAGCTTGTCATTATTTGCGAGTGATCTTTAGAATAGTATAAATGATTGTTAATGATGATGAGAGACGACAGCTTCGTCTAAAGATAACTAGTCACTATATACAAATCAGATTAGATGTTCACTTCGACAACT of Drosophila nasuta strain 15112-1781.00 chromosome 3, ASM2355853v1, whole genome shotgun sequence contains these proteins:
- the LOC132788614 gene encoding prestin gives rise to the protein MPNEQENPETKPLNNNNNNGSNGSGTGSGKSAQSKPKIQPKYRIHRDVLTQEVVIQETGYAARDKSIPSSLLNCWRGWNFFALFTGIIPILQWLPQYSPRRDLIGDIIAGFTVAIMNIPHGIAYGILAGVSAGNGLYMAVFPVLVYMLLGTSKHISIGTFAVASMMTQKVVQSYANFDPNAVNATIVATTVSPLALLATTTTTTTTTSAPASPLSLIVETTAEGATTAATLLLQNATTTMLPHPANVITTLEVVTALAFTVGIINLLMSFFRLGTLASLLSEPLVNGFTTAAACHVVTAQLKDVLGVTVPPKKSAFKIVLTVIDVVELIPKTNLVNFGICITIIIFMTVCNECLKPCLSKRCRFPFPGELIAIIGGTLISKLCGLEENFHIKPVGDIPNSLPTPEFPRMDLVPMVAVDAIAIAIVTYSIIMSMGLTFAKKHNYEVRANQELFAMGVGNMVGGCFSCIPMACSLSRSVIQDQTGGVSQIASLVSASLVVATIMWVGPFFSDLPRCVLAGVIIVALKPMFMQVKELKKFSKQGKLEMFTWISTFLCVVLIDIDVGLLIGVCVSLLALYIKGLKPYSCLLGYMPEAPGIYMDMTQHRNVMQVPDTRIFRYCGSLNFATSLFFRRALNEAVGLDKNSSTKTVKTKTTYAQVAQNGGKSFDGQFVEASNSFQFLILDFSMLGHIDVAGCGTLSDITRELKTRGARLLLASPVDRVYDTLMHSMALSEGPFEIFPTLHDAVEYANAYRTA